Within bacterium, the genomic segment ACGCCGTCCTTCACCGCACGATGGCCGGATTTACGCCGCCTGGACCTTGACCATCGGAGCTTCGCGATCATTTGCCCGCTCGCCCCGTCCGGCGTCGCCTCCTATCCGGTTCTTGTCCATCCACCCGCGGGTTACGCTCCACGCTTCCTCCCCACGGTCGGTCGCCCTTCCGCAGCTGCGCTTCACTTCGATCGCGATGGCCTGCTCTCGGGAGGACTTGCACCTCCAGGACGGCGCCCATGCTGGGCGCACCAAAAGAAAGCCGCCCGTGAAGGCGGCTTTTTGAATTAGCAACCAAGACCAACTTCCTTCTCGCCGTTCAGATCCGCCTTCGGCCTTGCACCTCGGCAGCCATCTCACCTTTGCACGGTGAATGTTCGGATGAGTGGTTCTGAACCGTTTGATCTTGCTGGCGCTTTGATTTGCCAAGATCATGCCAGAATTCCGTCAATTGATTCTCAAGCACTTAGCGCCGCGATCACCTTGGCAAGTGCCCGATCCTGCACAATACTGTCCAAAATCTGGGCTGTGCGCTGCGCCGGCGCTTTGCTCAGGAATCGATCGGGCGGCCCAGCAGGCGGCGCAACCGCTCCACCAGGACCGTGGTGCTGCGCCCCGGCAGCAGGGGCAGGCGTTCCACCCGGCCGCCCCAGGACAAGACCTCGGCGGCACCCACAATCTGATCCAGGGCGTAGTCCTCCCCTTTGGCCAGCACGTCCGGCCGCAGCAGGCAGATGAGCTCATGGGGCGTTGCTTCGTCGAAGAGCACCACGGCGTCCACCGAGCGCAGGGAAAGAAGGAGCAGGGCGCGGTCCGCCTCCGGCATGAGCGGCCGCTCCGGGCCTTTGCCCAGCCCCCGGGCGGAGCGGTCGCTGTTGAGGCCGACAAGCAGGGCGTCGCCCAGGGCGCGGGCCTCGGCCAGGTAGGCGGCGTGACCGGCATGCAGGAGGTCGAAGACGCCGTTGGTGAAGACCAGCCGGCGCCCCGTGAGGCGCAGGTCCTCCCGCCAGGCGAGTGCACCCTCCAGGCTGAGGGGGGATGGCGCCACCTCAACGGACATCGGCCACCTCGTCCAATTCCAGGGTGATCTTCCCCAGCTTGATCTGGAAGCGTGCCGTGAGGGGCAAGGCCTCCTGGTCATCACTGAACTGCCCCCAGAACTCCCCCGTCAGTCCGGCGATGCCCCGATAATCGGCTTGCCCGTGGATCTCCACCACCGGCTGCATGCGGCCCAGGACCTTGGCCTGGCTGCAGCCTTTGCGGCGGATCACCGTGCGGCGCACCTCCTCGTCCACGAAGGTCAGCACTGGGCCGAAGCGGCCGTCCCGCACCTGCCGGCGCGCCGCGAAGAGCAGCGAGAGGCCGTCGAAGACCTGGTTGGCCAGGGGCAGCTCCTCACGGAAGATCTCCCCATTGGGGCGGAAACCCCGCACCGTCACCCGTTGGGAGTCCACGTCGAAGATGTAGATGCGGTTGTTGCGATCCTCCCCCTCGCGCCCCATCGCTTTGAACTCCAGGCTGTGCAGGCAGTGGGTCGGAATGAGCGATTCATAGACGTCATGGAGGTCGATGATCATGCGGTAGGCGGGGTTGCTGTCGATCTTGTAGTAGACGCGCATCGCCTCGTGGACCCCCGCGCCCCGGCGGACCTCCTCCCGGCCGCGGACGCCCACCACCAGTTGCCCAAGGGGAATGATGCCGTAGCGCACCTTGTAAGTCCACTGGCGGCCCGGCGGGAAGAACTCGGGGAAGGCGACGGCATAGCGGCCCGCCTCCCGGTCGGCGGGCAGGGCGGCCCACACATCGTGCAGGCCTTTCGCCACGCACCAAGCCTCCAGCGGGCGCCCGTCGGAGGCCGTCTGGTAGCGCAGGCGCAGGATCAGCAGCCAGTCCCTGGCCTGGTCACCCTGTCCCTGGGCCTGGGCCAGGACAATGGCGGACTCCAGCATGGGCCGCAGGGGAAAGAGGGCCAGGCCTCGGTTCCAGCTGGCCAGGGCACGGCGGTCCTGGCCAGCGCGCCGTTCCGCCTCCCCCTGGGCATACCAGGCCAGTGGATTGTCCGGGCGCTGCTCCAGATGATGGCGGGCCGTCTCCCGCAGGCGTTTGTGATCGTCGCTGGACAGCAGCGTCTCGAGCAGGAGGTTGGCAATGGCCTGGTTCTTGGGCTGCTGACGATAGGCCGTCTCCAGCAGCTTGAGGCCGCGGGCGCGGTCGCCGCCGGCCAGGGCCATCCGGCCCGCCTGGTAGAGGGCCGTCGTTTTGTAGGGAGAGCGTGGCGCCAGGGTGGCGAGGGCGTCCGAGACGCGCAGCAGGGAGCGGCGGCTCTCGGGACCGCGCTCCTCGCGGGCGACCTCGCCTTCGGCGATGAGCCGGTTGAGGCGGGCCAGCTCTTCGCCCTGCGCCTCCTGGCGGCGGAACTCGGCCAGGGCCTCCCCGGCCCGCCCCTCCGTCCACAGCTCCAGCCCGCGCTGGAGGGATCCCTGGTAGGCCAGGACGGTCAGGACGGCAAGACCGCCCAGGAGCAGCAGGCCGCCCGCCACAAAAGAGGGCCGGCGCCAGCGGGTCA encodes:
- a CDS encoding DUF3108 domain-containing protein, whose product is MNWLTRWRRPSFVAGGLLLLGGLAVLTVLAYQGSLQRGLELWTEGRAGEALAEFRRQEAQGEELARLNRLIAEGEVAREERGPESRRSLLRVSDALATLAPRSPYKTTALYQAGRMALAGGDRARGLKLLETAYRQQPKNQAIANLLLETLLSSDDHKRLRETARHHLEQRPDNPLAWYAQGEAERRAGQDRRALASWNRGLALFPLRPMLESAIVLAQAQGQGDQARDWLLILRLRYQTASDGRPLEAWCVAKGLHDVWAALPADREAGRYAVAFPEFFPPGRQWTYKVRYGIIPLGQLVVGVRGREEVRRGAGVHEAMRVYYKIDSNPAYRMIIDLHDVYESLIPTHCLHSLEFKAMGREGEDRNNRIYIFDVDSQRVTVRGFRPNGEIFREELPLANQVFDGLSLLFAARRQVRDGRFGPVLTFVDEEVRRTVIRRKGCSQAKVLGRMQPVVEIHGQADYRGIAGLTGEFWGQFSDDQEALPLTARFQIKLGKITLELDEVADVR
- a CDS encoding adenylyltransferase/cytidyltransferase family protein, giving the protein MSVEVAPSPLSLEGALAWREDLRLTGRRLVFTNGVFDLLHAGHAAYLAEARALGDALLVGLNSDRSARGLGKGPERPLMPEADRALLLLSLRSVDAVVLFDEATPHELICLLRPDVLAKGEDYALDQIVGAAEVLSWGGRVERLPLLPGRSTTVLVERLRRLLGRPIDS